A single window of Periplaneta americana isolate PAMFEO1 chromosome 14, P.americana_PAMFEO1_priV1, whole genome shotgun sequence DNA harbors:
- the LOC138713222 gene encoding N-alpha-acetyltransferase 10-like, with protein sequence MNIRCAKPDDLMNMQHCNLLCLPENYQMKYYFYHGLSWPQLSYVAEDEKGQIVGYVLAKMEEDSEDNPHGHITSLAVKRSHRRLGLAQKLMDQASRAMVECFKAKYVSLHVRKSNRAALNLYTTTLKFTISEIEPKYYADGEDAYAMKRDLTPFATQNSIASSVDLNSKSADDKDIITERL encoded by the coding sequence ATGAATATCAGATGCGCAAAACCAGACGATCTTATGAACATGCAACATTGCAATCTTTTATGCCTACCGGAGAATTATCAAATGAAATACTATTTTTATCATGGATTATCATGGCCACAGCTAAGCTATGTTGCAGAAGACGAAAAGGGTCAGATTGTTGGCTATGTACTTGCTAAAATGGAGGAAGACAGTGAAGACAATCCTCACGGGCATATTACTTCTTTGGCTGTGAAACGATCACATCGAAGACTTGGGCTGGCTCAAAAACTTATGGATCAAGCATctagagcaatggtggaatgtttCAAAGCTAAGTATGTCTCTCTTCATGTACGAAAAAGTAACAGAGCTGCTTTGAACCTGTACACTACTACTCTAAAGTTCACTATTTCCGAAATTGAACCAAAATATTATGCAGATGGAGAAGATGCATATGCAATGAAAAGGGATTTGACGCCTTTTGCCACACAGAATAGCATTGCATCCTCTGTTGATTTAAATTCAAAGAGTGCTGATGACAAAGATATCATAACAGAGAGACTGTAG